A region of Cellulophaga sp. RHA19 DNA encodes the following proteins:
- a CDS encoding tetratricopeptide repeat protein produces the protein MATYKKRGYKPKTKEEEVEVQEQDSTTAEVFNTLDESASKSEEWVAKNQKVILGVIGVIAVGILGYLAYVNFVQNPKINDANNEMYYPEQYLDQALNNTSANKDSLLTLALNGSEGKYGFLDIIKDYSGTPTANLASYSAGMAYLNLKNYKEAINHLEDFSTDNVTLGALAKGGIGDSFMQLNQTEDALGYYEKAIAQGDNDFTTPRYLYKAGIAALELGEKDKALKFFERIKNEYSASIEATTIDAFIGKAK, from the coding sequence ATGGCTACATATAAAAAGCGAGGATACAAACCAAAGACTAAAGAAGAAGAAGTAGAAGTACAAGAACAAGATAGCACAACTGCAGAAGTTTTTAATACTTTAGATGAAAGTGCGTCTAAATCTGAAGAATGGGTAGCAAAGAACCAAAAAGTAATTTTAGGTGTTATTGGTGTTATTGCCGTTGGTATTTTAGGTTACTTAGCTTATGTTAATTTTGTACAAAATCCAAAAATAAACGATGCTAATAATGAAATGTATTACCCAGAGCAATACTTAGACCAAGCATTAAACAATACATCTGCAAACAAAGATTCATTATTAACTTTAGCTTTAAACGGTTCTGAAGGTAAATACGGATTTTTAGATATTATTAAGGACTACAGTGGTACACCAACAGCTAACTTAGCTAGTTACTCTGCAGGTATGGCTTACTTAAACTTAAAAAATTATAAAGAGGCAATTAACCATTTAGAAGACTTTAGTACAGATAATGTTACTTTAGGCGCTTTAGCAAAAGGTGGTATAGGAGATTCTTTTATGCAGTTAAACCAAACTGAAGATGCTTTAGGATATTATGAAAAAGCAATTGCACAAGGAGATAACGATTTTACAACTCCAAGGTATTTATACAAAGCGGGTATTGCAGCTTTAGAATTAGGAGAAAAAGATAAAGCGTTAAAATTCTTTGAAAGAATTAAAAACGAATACTCTGCATCTATAGAAGCAACAACTATTGATGCATTTATAGGAAAAGCAAAATAA
- a CDS encoding DUF721 domain-containing protein, with product MAKRKKENLQLGDLLQDFIKENKLDRGINVVDTRTAWKNLMGPGVNNYTTAVELRGGTLYVSLSSSVLREELSHGNSKIIKMINEDLGKEVVKKLVLR from the coding sequence ATGGCAAAACGAAAAAAAGAAAACCTACAACTAGGAGATCTTTTACAAGATTTTATTAAAGAAAACAAGTTAGACCGTGGTATAAACGTTGTAGATACGCGTACTGCATGGAAAAACCTTATGGGGCCGGGCGTAAACAACTACACTACCGCTGTAGAGTTGCGAGGCGGAACTTTGTATGTGTCTTTAAGTTCTTCTGTTTTAAGAGAAGAATTAAGTCACGGAAATTCCAAAATAATAAAAATGATAAATGAAGATTTAGGAAAAGAAGTAGTTAAAAAACTAGTACTACGCTAA
- a CDS encoding WbqC family protein, producing the protein MSVLLHPGYFLNIANFIAIANNKVCWEVNDNYQKQTFRNRTYIAADIGKHMLNIPIKHIGKSSGKQLYKDVKVENDYAWQRQHWRTLETAYRTSAFFEFYEDELISLFEKKHTFLLDLNLETTSLICDFLQVDMPQEKTSTFQKNPNDIIDGRLLVSSKSKIDFKQEEYFQVFNDRNGFIENCSILDLLFNEGTNALTYLQNHTLKLNNA; encoded by the coding sequence ATGTCTGTTTTATTACACCCTGGGTATTTTTTAAATATTGCAAACTTTATTGCTATAGCAAACAATAAAGTATGTTGGGAAGTGAATGATAATTACCAAAAGCAAACATTTAGAAACAGAACATATATTGCTGCTGACATTGGCAAGCATATGCTAAACATACCTATTAAACACATAGGTAAATCTAGTGGTAAACAGCTATACAAAGATGTAAAAGTAGAGAATGATTATGCTTGGCAACGCCAACATTGGAGAACACTAGAAACAGCTTATAGAACATCTGCTTTTTTTGAGTTTTATGAAGACGAACTTATTTCTTTATTTGAAAAAAAACATACTTTTTTATTAGATCTAAATTTAGAAACAACATCACTAATATGTGATTTTCTTCAGGTTGATATGCCCCAAGAAAAAACTTCTACTTTTCAAAAAAATCCTAATGATATAATAGATGGCAGGCTGCTTGTTTCATCTAAAAGCAAAATAGATTTTAAACAAGAAGAATACTTTCAGGTTTTTAACGATCGTAATGGCTTTATAGAAAACTGCAGTATTTTAGATTTACTTTTTAATGAAGGCACAAATGCACTTACCTATTTGCAAAATCATACACTTAAATTAAACAATGCTTAG
- a CDS encoding DUF6122 family protein — protein MLRFCLHYGIHFIVPILIGYFFYKEQRSRAIIILLAAILIDLDHLLATPIFEANRCSINFHPLHTYWAMIVYIGLLFFKKTRIFGIALLLHMLADIVDCLFISS, from the coding sequence ATGCTTAGGTTTTGCTTACACTACGGTATACACTTTATTGTACCCATATTAATTGGTTATTTTTTTTACAAGGAACAGCGCTCTAGAGCTATTATAATACTTTTAGCCGCTATTTTAATAGATTTAGACCACTTACTTGCCACACCTATTTTTGAAGCTAACAGATGTAGTATTAACTTTCATCCATTACACACCTATTGGGCAATGATTGTTTATATTGGTTTGTTATTTTTTAAGAAAACAAGAATTTTTGGAATAGCATTACTACTACATATGCTAGCAGATATTGTAGACTGTTTATTTATTAGCTCTTAA
- a CDS encoding endonuclease/exonuclease/phosphatase family protein: MKVLPFLSVFSLSLPLLVLVNVIFCLYWLLAKNRRILLSALVLILGYFLIDSFFKFSFKSEEASSKDLKVMSYNTRGFNKYEWSSDKSLGDKIIDFVLNEDPDVVCFQEFSRVRYHQLKHRYKYNYVAPGFYVNKVNQAIYSKYPIVNTGELPFKHTNNIASFADILYKNDTVRVYNLHLESLKVVPDIETISNEESSKLYGRITKSFKKQQDQAKIVQEHRRKVAYKTIVCGDFNNNQYSNVYRTIKGDLQDSFIKKGTGYGRTYNFKYYPVRIDFILASNEFSVTGHKNYDIKLSDHFPVMATFNLRANK; this comes from the coding sequence GTGAAAGTACTTCCATTTTTATCTGTATTTAGTCTGTCATTACCTTTATTAGTTTTAGTTAATGTTATTTTTTGTTTGTATTGGTTACTTGCTAAAAATAGGCGAATACTACTTTCTGCGTTAGTACTTATTCTAGGTTATTTCTTAATAGATTCTTTTTTTAAGTTTTCTTTTAAAAGTGAAGAGGCTAGTAGCAAGGATTTAAAAGTGATGAGTTACAATACAAGAGGTTTTAATAAATATGAATGGTCTAGTGATAAATCTCTCGGTGATAAAATTATTGATTTTGTGTTAAATGAAGATCCAGATGTAGTATGTTTTCAGGAATTTAGTAGAGTTCGTTATCATCAACTAAAACATAGATATAAATATAATTATGTTGCACCTGGGTTTTATGTGAATAAGGTAAACCAAGCAATTTATTCTAAATATCCAATAGTAAATACGGGCGAGTTACCATTTAAGCACACAAACAACATTGCCAGTTTTGCAGATATACTTTATAAAAATGATACCGTAAGAGTTTATAATTTACATTTAGAGTCTTTAAAGGTTGTACCAGATATTGAGACAATTTCTAATGAAGAGTCTTCTAAATTATATGGCAGAATAACAAAGTCGTTTAAAAAGCAACAAGACCAAGCTAAAATAGTGCAAGAACACAGAAGAAAGGTGGCTTATAAAACCATAGTTTGTGGTGATTTTAATAACAACCAATACTCTAATGTGTACAGGACTATAAAAGGAGATTTACAAGATAGTTTTATTAAAAAAGGAACTGGTTATGGTAGAACTTATAATTTTAAATACTATCCTGTTCGTATAGATTTTATTTTGGCTAGTAACGAATTTAGTGTTACTGGGCATAAAAATTACGATATAAAACTATCGGACCATTTTCCTGTAATGGCTACTTTTAATTTAAGAGCTAATAAATAA
- a CDS encoding rhomboid family intramembrane serine protease, translated as MNGDLKYQYARLNVAEKLIAINVVVFLSTLIFVNLFRLPNIVQWFNLPENIGDFILQPWSIVTYSFFHNGLGHIFWNMLMLYFFGRTFLNLFNAKKFLNVYFLGVIVGGLLFMLGYNTIPALLGQNSVLIGASAGVTAVLIFVCTYLPNQTVRLLIIDLKLWHLGVIIVVLDLVRLSTGQNVGGMLSHLGGAALGYVYAKQLTNGTDIGAGFGRFMDSLANIFKKEKKAPMKTVYRNTASKSASNKTVHNTATTIDRKKADKQRKIDAILDKISKSGYESLSKEEKDFLFIAGKED; from the coding sequence ATGAATGGAGATTTAAAATATCAATATGCAAGATTAAACGTTGCTGAAAAATTAATAGCTATTAATGTTGTTGTTTTTTTATCTACTCTAATCTTTGTTAATTTATTTAGGCTGCCAAATATTGTGCAGTGGTTTAATTTGCCTGAAAACATAGGTGATTTTATTTTACAGCCTTGGTCTATTGTTACATATTCTTTTTTTCATAATGGTTTAGGACATATTTTTTGGAATATGTTGATGCTCTATTTTTTTGGGAGAACTTTTTTAAACTTATTTAATGCCAAAAAGTTCTTAAATGTATATTTTTTAGGAGTAATAGTAGGTGGCTTATTGTTTATGCTAGGTTATAATACTATACCAGCTTTACTTGGACAAAATAGTGTTTTAATTGGTGCATCTGCAGGTGTAACGGCGGTTTTAATTTTTGTATGTACTTATTTACCAAACCAAACAGTGCGTCTGCTAATTATAGATTTAAAATTATGGCATTTGGGTGTTATAATAGTTGTTTTAGATTTAGTTAGGTTATCTACGGGGCAGAATGTAGGCGGAATGTTAAGTCATTTAGGTGGTGCAGCTTTAGGTTATGTTTATGCAAAACAATTAACTAATGGCACAGATATAGGAGCAGGTTTTGGTAGGTTTATGGATAGTTTAGCTAATATTTTTAAGAAAGAAAAAAAGGCGCCTATGAAAACAGTTTATAGGAATACAGCATCTAAATCAGCATCAAATAAGACAGTACATAATACAGCAACAACTATAGATCGTAAAAAGGCAGATAAGCAACGTAAAATTGATGCTATTTTAGATAAAATTAGCAAGTCTGGCTACGAGAGTCTATCTAAAGAAGAAAAAGATTTTTTATTTATAGCGGGTAAAGAGGACTAG
- the mutL gene encoding DNA mismatch repair endonuclease MutL, with protein MADIIKLLPDHVANQIAAGEVVQRPASVVKELLENAIDAGATTIKLIIKDGGKSLIQVVDNGVGMSATDARLSFERHATSKIQSAEDLFNLNTKGFRGEALASIAAIARVDLQTKTADEETGTAIEIEGSEIKSQEVVATPQGTSLAVKHLFFNIPARRNFLKSDAVELRHITDEFHRVALAHPTIAFNYYNNGSELFNLPESNFRQRIVNIFGKKSNEKLVPVEEETQVVKVSGFICKSEFAKKSRGEQYFFVNNRFIKSHYLHYAVLAAFEGLIKPGTHPGYFLNLEVDPSSIDINIHPTKTEIKFDDEQTLYAILRSTIKHSLGQFNVAPTLDFEHDSNLQTPYDYKNKNAVLPKVTVDSTFNPFAEETKVTSSNSPKSSSTSSFSSYKKPSPQSWESLYVETAPTEVKASGFEGLSFESEVSTKSIFDDTEDDLDTTAITFQLKRKYIVTTIKSGMVVIDQGRAHQRVLYEKFLRTVTLNEGLSQQLLFPIQLSFSLAEIDILKEIKDNLTTMGFVFGNISESVVEINGIPPMVAEAEVDAIFDELMADCQQNVGADGFSQADVLSKALCKSLAVKTGDVLDKLSQSALVNDLFACTESMVSPFNKPIYVTITENDIDKKFI; from the coding sequence ATGGCAGATATCATAAAACTTTTACCGGACCACGTTGCAAACCAAATTGCAGCTGGTGAAGTTGTTCAGCGACCAGCATCTGTAGTTAAAGAACTACTAGAAAATGCAATAGACGCAGGAGCAACAACTATAAAATTAATTATAAAAGATGGTGGTAAATCTCTAATACAAGTTGTAGATAACGGTGTTGGTATGAGTGCTACAGACGCTAGACTTAGTTTTGAGCGCCACGCAACATCTAAAATACAAAGTGCAGAAGATTTATTTAATCTAAACACAAAAGGGTTTAGAGGTGAGGCTTTGGCTTCTATTGCGGCAATTGCTCGTGTAGATTTGCAGACCAAAACAGCTGACGAAGAAACAGGTACGGCTATAGAAATAGAGGGTAGTGAAATTAAATCTCAAGAGGTTGTTGCTACACCACAGGGTACTTCTTTAGCTGTAAAACACTTGTTTTTTAACATACCTGCGCGTAGAAATTTTTTAAAGTCTGATGCTGTAGAATTGCGTCATATTACAGATGAGTTTCATAGAGTAGCTTTAGCGCACCCAACAATTGCTTTTAATTATTACAATAACGGAAGCGAACTTTTTAATTTGCCAGAGTCTAATTTTAGACAGCGAATAGTAAATATTTTTGGTAAAAAATCTAACGAGAAATTAGTACCTGTAGAAGAAGAAACTCAGGTTGTAAAGGTTTCTGGTTTTATATGTAAGTCAGAGTTTGCTAAAAAGAGTAGAGGAGAACAGTATTTTTTTGTAAATAATAGATTTATAAAAAGTCATTATTTGCATTACGCAGTACTTGCTGCTTTTGAAGGGTTAATAAAACCGGGTACACATCCTGGTTACTTTTTAAATTTAGAAGTAGATCCTTCATCAATAGATATAAATATACACCCTACAAAAACAGAAATTAAGTTTGATGATGAGCAGACTTTATATGCTATTTTAAGGTCTACTATAAAGCATAGTTTGGGGCAGTTTAATGTAGCGCCAACTCTAGATTTTGAGCACGATAGTAATTTGCAAACACCATATGATTATAAAAATAAGAATGCAGTGTTGCCAAAAGTAACTGTAGATTCTACTTTTAATCCGTTTGCAGAAGAAACAAAGGTAACTTCTAGTAATTCTCCAAAATCATCATCTACTTCTTCTTTCTCATCATATAAAAAACCTAGTCCACAAAGTTGGGAGAGTTTGTATGTAGAAACTGCACCAACAGAGGTTAAAGCTTCTGGTTTTGAAGGATTAAGTTTTGAGTCTGAAGTTAGTACAAAGTCTATTTTTGATGATACTGAGGATGATTTAGATACAACAGCAATTACATTTCAGTTAAAAAGAAAGTATATTGTAACTACTATTAAATCTGGTATGGTTGTAATAGACCAAGGAAGAGCACACCAACGTGTGTTGTACGAGAAATTTTTACGTACTGTTACTTTAAATGAAGGATTAAGTCAGCAATTACTTTTTCCAATACAACTATCGTTTTCTTTAGCAGAAATAGATATACTTAAAGAAATAAAGGATAATTTAACTACTATGGGCTTTGTTTTTGGCAACATCAGCGAAAGTGTAGTAGAAATAAATGGTATTCCGCCAATGGTAGCAGAGGCAGAAGTAGATGCTATTTTTGATGAGTTAATGGCAGATTGTCAGCAAAATGTAGGAGCAGATGGTTTTTCACAGGCAGATGTTTTAAGCAAAGCATTGTGCAAATCTTTAGCTGTTAAAACAGGAGATGTACTAGATAAATTATCACAATCTGCGCTGGTAAACGATTTGTTTGCGTGTACAGAATCTATGGTAAGTCCGTTTAACAAGCCAATTTATGTGACTATCACAGAAAATGATATTGATAAAAAATTTATATAA
- the ribH gene encoding 6,7-dimethyl-8-ribityllumazine synthase has translation MATANKNLSVYDKASIPNAKDFRFGIVVSEWNTEVTEGLYNGAIEALLDCGAVQENIIRWDVPGSFELTFGSKKMIATQKVDAVIAIGSVIQGETKHFDFVCSATAQGIKDLNVQTDTPVIFCVLTDNNLQQAIDRSGGKHGNKGTEAAIAAIKMVALGN, from the coding sequence ATGGCTACGGCTAATAAAAATTTATCAGTTTACGATAAGGCTTCAATCCCAAACGCGAAAGATTTTCGGTTTGGGATTGTTGTTTCAGAATGGAACACAGAAGTTACAGAAGGATTATATAATGGTGCAATAGAAGCATTATTAGATTGTGGAGCAGTACAAGAAAACATTATACGTTGGGATGTTCCTGGTAGTTTTGAACTTACTTTTGGTAGTAAAAAAATGATTGCAACACAAAAAGTAGATGCAGTTATAGCTATTGGTAGTGTTATACAAGGAGAAACCAAACATTTTGATTTTGTATGTAGTGCAACAGCGCAAGGAATAAAAGACTTAAATGTACAAACAGATACACCAGTTATTTTTTGTGTGCTTACAGACAATAACTTACAACAAGCAATAGACCGTAGTGGTGGTAAGCACGGTAATAAAGGTACAGAAGCAGCTATAGCAGCAATTAAAATGGTAGCTTTAGGAAACTAA
- a CDS encoding rhomboid family intramembrane serine protease, with protein MGRLTDVIKHLIIINVIFFLATETLGDQMYQWFSLWFPENENFQLWQLVSHMFMHGGFMHIAFNMYALYAFGTPLEQMWGKNKFLFFYFSAGIGAALIHTGVNYFYFNKGLDAIVNSGVSKEHVMSIIAEGKYMPDWYNVASKSTIDNFLSAYNTPAVGASGAIYGVLVAFGMMFPNAELMMIFLPIPIKAKYFIPVLIGIDLFSGITGYSLFGGGIAHFAHIGGAIFGFIMMWYWKKNQFNNNRWN; from the coding sequence ATGGGTAGACTTACAGATGTTATTAAGCATTTAATTATAATAAATGTTATTTTCTTTTTGGCAACAGAAACCCTAGGGGACCAAATGTACCAGTGGTTTTCTTTGTGGTTTCCAGAAAATGAAAATTTTCAATTGTGGCAATTGGTGTCACATATGTTTATGCACGGAGGTTTTATGCATATAGCATTTAATATGTATGCTTTGTACGCTTTTGGTACGCCTTTAGAACAAATGTGGGGTAAAAATAAATTTTTATTCTTCTATTTTTCTGCTGGTATTGGCGCAGCATTAATACATACAGGTGTTAACTATTTTTACTTTAATAAAGGTTTAGATGCTATTGTAAATTCAGGGGTTAGTAAGGAGCACGTAATGAGTATTATAGCAGAGGGTAAATATATGCCAGACTGGTATAATGTGGCGTCTAAAAGTACAATAGATAATTTTTTAAGTGCTTATAATACGCCAGCAGTAGGTGCTTCTGGAGCCATTTATGGTGTTTTAGTAGCCTTTGGTATGATGTTCCCAAATGCCGAATTAATGATGATATTTTTACCTATTCCAATAAAGGCAAAGTATTTTATTCCTGTTTTAATTGGTATCGATTTATTTTCAGGCATAACAGGTTATTCTTTATTTGGTGGCGGAATTGCTCATTTTGCACATATTGGTGGTGCCATTTTTGGATTTATTATGATGTGGTACTGGAAAAAAAATCAGTTTAACAACAATCGCTGGAATTAA
- a CDS encoding riboflavin synthase subunit beta: protein MGKFTRLRKNKSYEYKPRYFDDKGEGNPYKIQHKLDQYRTTVGPRQGLKSKFGNAFSDLRKEGDRNMKIRMAIIITILVFAFLYIIDFDLSIFSIK from the coding sequence ATGGGAAAATTTACAAGATTACGGAAGAATAAATCGTACGAATACAAGCCTCGTTATTTTGATGATAAAGGTGAGGGTAACCCGTATAAAATTCAACATAAACTAGATCAATACCGTACAACTGTTGGCCCAAGGCAAGGATTAAAAAGTAAGTTTGGAAACGCTTTTTCTGACTTACGCAAAGAGGGAGACAGAAATATGAAAATAAGAATGGCTATTATTATTACCATTTTAGTTTTCGCTTTTTTATACATTATAGACTTTGACCTTTCAATATTCTCCATAAAATAA
- the recF gene encoding DNA replication/repair protein RecF (All proteins in this family for which functions are known are DNA-binding proteins that assist the filamentation of RecA onto DNA for the initiation of recombination or recombinational repair.) — protein sequence MLLKKLSLVNYKNFDSKEFDFDAKINCFVGSNGVGKTNILDAIYHLSFGKSYFNPIASQNIKHGEDFFVVDGLFFKGERDEKIICSLKKGAKKVIKRNGKAYDKFSDHIGFLPLVIISPADRDLILEGSDTRRKFIDGVISQSNKEYLTALLKYNKILLQRNSLLKYFAVNHTFDKTTLSVYNEQLQEYGSIIHKERVAFLDAFIPIFKEQYAAISGGKENVTITYNSKLLEKSLLQLFDESLEKDRAVQYTTVGTHKDDLSFEINEYPVKKFGSQGQQKSFLIALKLAQFNFIKEQAKTTPILLLDDIFDKLDENRVAQIVSLVDDDNFGQIFISDTHADRTENVVKNIHQSYKIFKL from the coding sequence ATGCTTTTAAAGAAATTATCTCTTGTAAATTATAAAAATTTTGACTCTAAGGAATTTGATTTTGATGCTAAAATAAACTGCTTTGTTGGTAGTAATGGCGTAGGAAAAACAAATATTTTAGATGCTATTTACCACTTATCTTTTGGCAAAAGTTATTTTAACCCAATTGCCTCACAAAACATAAAACACGGTGAAGATTTTTTTGTTGTAGATGGTTTGTTTTTTAAAGGAGAAAGAGATGAAAAAATAATTTGTAGCTTAAAAAAGGGTGCAAAAAAGGTAATTAAACGAAATGGTAAAGCATATGATAAGTTTTCTGATCATATTGGTTTTTTACCTTTAGTTATTATATCGCCTGCAGATCGCGATCTTATTTTAGAAGGTAGTGACACAAGACGTAAGTTTATAGATGGTGTAATATCACAATCTAACAAAGAGTATTTAACTGCCCTTTTAAAATACAACAAGATACTTTTACAGCGTAATTCTTTACTAAAATATTTTGCTGTAAACCATACTTTTGACAAAACAACACTTAGTGTCTATAATGAACAATTGCAAGAATACGGGAGTATAATACACAAAGAACGTGTTGCTTTTTTAGATGCTTTTATTCCTATTTTTAAAGAGCAATACGCAGCTATTTCTGGAGGCAAAGAAAATGTTACCATTACTTACAATAGTAAATTACTAGAAAAAAGTTTATTGCAGTTGTTTGATGAAAGTTTAGAAAAAGACAGAGCTGTACAATACACAACTGTAGGTACACATAAAGATGATTTATCTTTTGAGATTAATGAATATCCTGTTAAAAAATTTGGTAGTCAAGGACAACAAAAATCATTTTTAATTGCTTTAAAATTAGCGCAGTTTAATTTTATAAAAGAACAAGCTAAAACAACTCCTATTTTATTATTAGATGATATTTTTGATAAGCTAGACGAGAACCGAGTAGCACAAATTGTATCTTTAGTAGATGATGATAATTTTGGACAAATTTTTATTAGTGACACACACGCAGACCGTACTGAAAATGTGGTAAAAAATATACACCAGAGTTACAAGATATTTAAACTTTAA
- a CDS encoding nucleoside-diphosphate kinase, whose translation MITNRTFTMIKPDGVENGHIGGILEKITSAGFKIVAMKYTQLSTRDAEAFYAVHNERPFFGELVEFMTRGPIVAAILEKDNAVEDFRALIGATNPAEAAEGTIRKLYATSIGENAVHGSDSDENAAIEGAFHFSGREIF comes from the coding sequence ATGATTACAAACAGAACTTTTACAATGATTAAGCCAGACGGTGTAGAAAATGGTCACATTGGTGGTATTTTAGAAAAAATTACATCTGCAGGTTTTAAAATTGTAGCTATGAAATATACGCAGTTAAGCACAAGAGATGCAGAAGCATTTTACGCTGTACATAACGAGCGTCCGTTTTTTGGAGAGTTAGTAGAATTTATGACTAGAGGTCCTATTGTTGCTGCTATCTTAGAAAAAGATAACGCTGTTGAAGATTTTAGAGCTCTTATTGGTGCTACTAACCCAGCTGAAGCTGCAGAAGGTACTATTCGTAAATTATATGCAACTTCTATAGGAGAAAATGCAGTACACGGATCTGATAGTGATGAGAATGCTGCTATTGAAGGAGCTTTCCATTTTTCTGGAAGAGAAATTTTCTAG